In Ruania zhangjianzhongii, the following proteins share a genomic window:
- a CDS encoding SRPBCC family protein, producing MNEQDAHTNARGIDLEIEVPGTPEQVWEAIATGAGVSAWMHPTQIEEHAGGSYSFDMQLGAGSNDTGRVADYDRPHRFATDGVVWQPQGDAPPATLATEWFIEARDGGSCTVRMVMSGFGTGDVWDEEIDGMTAGMGQALQALRSYLQAAVR from the coding sequence ATGAACGAGCAAGACGCCCACACGAATGCACGCGGCATCGATCTGGAGATCGAGGTACCGGGCACTCCGGAACAGGTCTGGGAGGCCATCGCCACCGGTGCAGGGGTGTCCGCCTGGATGCACCCGACCCAGATCGAGGAGCACGCCGGAGGTAGCTACTCCTTCGACATGCAGCTCGGCGCGGGCAGCAACGATACCGGGCGCGTCGCGGACTATGACCGCCCGCACCGGTTCGCCACTGACGGCGTCGTGTGGCAACCACAAGGGGATGCTCCCCCGGCCACGCTGGCAACCGAGTGGTTCATCGAGGCCCGCGATGGCGGCAGCTGCACCGTGCGGATGGTGATGAGTGGGTTCGGCACCGGCGATGTCTGGGACGAGGAGATCGACGGCATGACCGCCGGGATGGGACAGGCGCTGCAGGCGCTGCGCAGCTACCTGCAGGCGGCTGTGCGATGA
- a CDS encoding winged helix-turn-helix domain-containing protein produces MQDMQIVTDPKAAALLLDPVRRQLLAAAGEPASAAQLAQRVGLSRQKVNYHVRALEERGLLQQVEERRWGGITERLLVATAISYVVSPEALGEVRADPRKVTDRLSAQYLVALATRAVREVGELLRRAGAEGQQVATLSVDSVVRFRSAGERAQFADDLGAAVRSLVARYHAADAADGREHRLVIAVHPIPADSQSDTPVAVRGKEQS; encoded by the coding sequence ATGCAAGACATGCAGATCGTGACCGACCCCAAGGCAGCCGCGCTGTTGCTGGACCCGGTGCGGCGGCAGTTGCTCGCCGCGGCCGGGGAGCCGGCGTCCGCTGCGCAGCTCGCCCAGCGGGTGGGGCTGAGCCGGCAGAAGGTGAACTATCACGTGCGGGCCCTGGAGGAGCGCGGGTTGTTGCAGCAGGTGGAGGAACGCCGCTGGGGCGGGATCACCGAACGGCTGCTAGTGGCCACCGCGATCTCCTATGTGGTCTCCCCGGAGGCGCTCGGCGAAGTGCGAGCGGACCCGCGCAAGGTCACCGACCGTCTCTCGGCCCAGTACCTCGTTGCGCTCGCGACCCGCGCGGTGCGGGAGGTCGGTGAGCTCCTGCGGCGCGCCGGAGCGGAGGGGCAGCAGGTCGCCACGCTCTCGGTCGACTCCGTGGTGCGGTTTCGATCCGCCGGTGAACGGGCCCAGTTCGCCGATGACCTCGGAGCTGCCGTGCGCTCGCTGGTCGCGCGCTACCACGCGGCCGACGCGGCTGATGGGCGCGAGCACCGACTCGTGATCGCGGTCCATCCGATCCCGGCCGATTCCCAGTCCGACACACCTGTTGCAGTCAGAGGTAAGGAGCAGTCATGA
- the metX gene encoding homoserine O-acetyltransferase MetX, producing MTSRQIRSAGRIVRPTRPARRRHTPTKPIPASGAWREDLPVGNRQFVDLGPLPLEAGGQLPNVTLAYETWGELSPTGDNAILILHALTGDSHVVGDAEEGHASAGWWSSLVGPGLPLDTDRYFVVAPNVLGGCQGSTGPSSPAPNGTPWGSRFPYVTVRDQVAAELELADHLGVGAWQLVIGASMGGHRVLEWAVTAPERVAAIAAIATAAQTSADQIAWAHAQLGAIRADPQFRGGDYYDAADGDGPHVGLGIARQIAHTTYRSAHELDERFGRIPQGGENPLGGGGRFAVQSYLDHHADKLSRRFDANSYVALTESMLTHDLGRDRGGVEEALASISARTLALAVDTDRLFPPSQSRRIADGVSRGVYRELRSDHGHDGFLIENDQVGAILTEFLAAARS from the coding sequence GTGACAAGTCGCCAGATCAGGTCGGCCGGACGCATCGTCCGGCCGACCCGGCCTGCCCGGCGGCGGCACACTCCCACCAAGCCGATCCCCGCGAGCGGGGCCTGGCGGGAGGATCTCCCGGTCGGCAACCGGCAGTTCGTCGACCTCGGCCCGCTGCCGCTCGAGGCCGGCGGCCAGCTGCCGAACGTCACCCTCGCCTACGAGACGTGGGGTGAGCTGAGCCCCACGGGGGACAACGCGATCCTGATCCTGCACGCCCTCACCGGGGACAGCCACGTCGTCGGTGACGCCGAGGAGGGGCACGCCTCCGCGGGCTGGTGGTCCAGTCTGGTGGGCCCGGGCCTGCCGCTGGACACCGATCGGTACTTCGTGGTCGCCCCGAACGTGCTCGGCGGCTGTCAGGGCAGCACCGGTCCGTCCTCCCCCGCCCCGAACGGCACCCCGTGGGGCAGCAGGTTCCCGTACGTCACGGTGCGGGACCAGGTGGCCGCTGAGCTGGAGCTCGCCGACCATTTGGGCGTGGGTGCGTGGCAGCTGGTGATCGGTGCCTCGATGGGTGGGCACCGAGTGCTGGAGTGGGCGGTGACCGCCCCGGAGCGGGTGGCCGCGATCGCCGCGATCGCCACCGCCGCGCAGACCTCCGCTGACCAGATCGCCTGGGCACACGCTCAGCTCGGCGCGATCCGGGCCGACCCGCAGTTCCGCGGTGGGGACTACTACGACGCTGCCGACGGCGACGGTCCGCATGTGGGCCTGGGCATCGCCCGGCAGATCGCGCACACCACCTATCGCAGTGCGCACGAGCTGGACGAGCGGTTCGGGCGGATCCCGCAGGGTGGGGAGAACCCGCTCGGTGGCGGTGGCCGGTTCGCCGTGCAGTCCTACCTGGACCACCACGCGGACAAGCTGTCCCGCCGGTTCGACGCGAACTCCTACGTGGCGCTCACCGAGTCGATGCTCACCCACGACCTGGGCCGGGACCGCGGCGGCGTGGAGGAAGCGCTCGCCTCGATCAGTGCCCGCACCCTAGCCCTGGCCGTGGATACCGACCGGCTCTTCCCGCCGTCGCAGTCGCGCAGGATTGCCGACGGCGTCAGTCGCGGCGTGTATCGAGAGCTCCGTTCCGATCATGGTCACGATGGTTTCCTGATCGAGAACGATCAGGTGGGGGCGATCCTCACCGAGTTCCTCGCCGCCGCCCGCAGCTGA
- a CDS encoding maleylpyruvate isomerase N-terminal domain-containing protein produces the protein MTSPAQIADELRDQWDLLRTRLEDTADTVLDEPSSLPGWSVRDLVAHLGLSLDLISRCELVAQDPEPLTFAGYLAACAEDAERISDRVLDYSAGLGRDVFDAVDEVADRALERLDELVAAGPKAMVRTSRGVISTADFLLTRLLELVVHTYDLAPVLVDPVPVDTGARHLVAEALVQIVADRAGYRLIVDDEEAWILAASGRIGWDEAVARGAVRPEYLSDGVPDLGANLPLL, from the coding sequence ATGACCTCCCCAGCGCAGATCGCCGACGAGCTCCGCGACCAGTGGGACCTGCTCCGCACCCGGCTCGAGGACACCGCCGATACGGTCCTGGACGAGCCGAGCTCGCTGCCCGGCTGGAGCGTCCGCGACCTGGTGGCGCACCTCGGTCTGAGCCTCGATCTGATCAGCCGGTGCGAGCTGGTGGCGCAGGACCCGGAACCGCTCACGTTCGCCGGCTACCTGGCCGCCTGTGCCGAGGATGCCGAACGGATCTCCGACCGGGTGCTGGACTACTCCGCCGGACTCGGCCGCGACGTCTTCGACGCAGTGGACGAGGTGGCCGACCGCGCGCTGGAGCGGCTGGACGAGCTGGTCGCGGCCGGGCCGAAGGCGATGGTGCGCACCAGTCGCGGCGTGATCAGCACCGCTGACTTCCTGCTCACCCGGCTGCTCGAACTGGTGGTGCACACCTATGACCTGGCCCCGGTGCTGGTCGACCCGGTACCGGTGGACACCGGCGCCCGGCACCTGGTGGCCGAGGCCCTGGTACAGATCGTGGCCGACCGGGCCGGCTATCGCCTGATCGTCGACGACGAGGAGGCATGGATCCTGGCTGCCTCCGGCCGGATCGGCTGGGACGAAGCGGTCGCCCGGGGCGCGGTGCGCCCGGAGTACCTCAGCGACGGCGTCCCGGACCTGGGTGCGAACCTGCCGTTGCTCTGA
- a CDS encoding bifunctional o-acetylhomoserine/o-acetylserine sulfhydrylase has translation MSNTWHFDTRQIHAGQAPDADTGSRAVPIHQTTSFVFKNTDEAGKRFALAELGPIYTRLNNPTNGVVEDRLASLEGGVGALVVASGQAAETLAILNVAEAGDHVVASPSLYGGTYNLLHYTLPKLGLSVSFVENPDDAASWRAAAQENTKLFFGETIPNPKGDVLDIEAVSAVAHEIGVPLIVDNTVATPYLVRPLEHGADVVVHSTTKYLGGHGTSIGGAIVDAGSFNYADYPEKFPNYNQPDPSYHGLVYARDLGEGGAFGVNLSFILKARVQLLRDLGPAASPFNSFLLLQGLETLSLRMERHVENAKKVAEWLEARSDVVKVNYAGLPSSPYFQLAQKYTPAGPGAVLAFEIAGGLEAGKAFVDGLELHSLVANIGDVRSLVIHPASTTHSQLTPEEQAASAVTPGLVRLSVGLEHIDDILADLETGFAAAAATSAQDAAGSTVGA, from the coding sequence ATGAGCAACACCTGGCACTTCGATACCCGACAGATCCACGCCGGCCAGGCCCCGGACGCCGACACCGGCTCGCGCGCCGTGCCGATCCACCAGACCACCTCCTTCGTGTTCAAGAACACGGACGAGGCGGGCAAGCGGTTCGCCCTCGCCGAACTGGGCCCGATCTACACCCGACTGAACAACCCCACCAACGGCGTCGTCGAGGACCGGCTTGCCTCGCTCGAAGGCGGCGTGGGTGCACTCGTGGTGGCCTCTGGCCAGGCCGCGGAGACCCTCGCGATCCTGAACGTCGCCGAGGCCGGTGACCACGTGGTCGCCAGCCCGTCGCTGTACGGCGGCACCTACAACCTGCTGCACTACACCCTGCCCAAGCTCGGACTCTCGGTGAGCTTCGTGGAGAACCCGGATGATGCTGCCTCCTGGCGCGCGGCCGCACAGGAGAACACCAAGCTGTTCTTCGGCGAGACCATCCCCAATCCCAAGGGTGACGTGCTGGACATCGAGGCGGTCTCCGCCGTCGCGCATGAGATCGGTGTACCCCTGATCGTGGACAACACAGTGGCCACCCCGTACCTGGTGCGGCCCCTGGAGCACGGCGCGGACGTGGTGGTCCACTCCACCACCAAGTATCTGGGCGGGCACGGCACCTCCATCGGTGGTGCGATCGTGGACGCCGGTTCGTTCAACTACGCCGATTACCCGGAGAAGTTCCCGAACTACAACCAGCCGGACCCGAGCTACCACGGGCTGGTCTACGCCCGCGACCTGGGCGAGGGCGGCGCCTTCGGGGTGAACCTGTCCTTCATCCTCAAGGCTCGGGTGCAGCTGCTGCGCGACCTCGGCCCGGCGGCCTCGCCGTTCAACTCCTTCCTGCTGCTGCAGGGGCTGGAGACTCTCTCGCTGCGGATGGAGCGGCACGTGGAGAACGCGAAGAAGGTGGCCGAGTGGCTCGAGGCTCGCTCCGACGTCGTCAAGGTGAACTACGCCGGCCTGCCGTCCAGCCCGTACTTCCAGCTGGCACAGAAGTACACGCCGGCTGGCCCCGGTGCCGTACTCGCCTTCGAGATCGCCGGCGGCCTCGAGGCGGGCAAGGCGTTCGTGGACGGCCTGGAGCTGCACTCCCTGGTCGCCAACATCGGTGACGTCCGCTCGCTGGTAATCCACCCGGCGTCGACCACCCATTCCCAGCTCACCCCGGAGGAGCAGGCCGCGAGCGCCGTCACCCCCGGTCTGGTGCGCCTTTCCGTGGGACTGGAGCACATCGACGACATCCTCGCCGACCTGGAGACCGGCTTCGCCGCCGCTGCAGCCACGTCGGCGCAGGACGCCGCCGGGTCGACAGTCGGCGCCTGA
- a CDS encoding Gfo/Idh/MocA family protein, which produces MTLRWGLIGPGRIAAKVAADFPQVTNGRLEAVASRSRERAEAFATEHAALAGHPVRALEGYDALFADPEIDAVYIATPHSDHARQAIAAIEAGKAVLVEKSFAATLDGARSITEAAHAHQVFVMEAMWTRFQPAVQRAKALIADGAIGQVRAVAADLGVRREFDAEDRMFARELGGGALLDLGVYVVSFAQHILGAPDRVHATGSLLPETGVDAEAGILLGYADGRSATLQISFRLPLPGNARIYGTEGWIDIPPRFHHPDRVVLHRSGQEPVTEELPPPGAGYALEFIEVGECLQAGRQESATMPLADTLVVQAVLQQAADQLGVALEDR; this is translated from the coding sequence GTGACACTGCGCTGGGGACTGATCGGACCGGGACGGATCGCGGCCAAGGTGGCGGCCGACTTCCCGCAGGTGACCAATGGCCGGCTGGAGGCCGTGGCTTCCCGCAGCCGGGAGCGGGCCGAGGCGTTCGCCACTGAGCACGCCGCTCTGGCCGGCCATCCGGTGCGCGCTCTCGAGGGGTACGACGCGCTCTTTGCTGACCCGGAGATCGACGCGGTCTACATCGCCACCCCGCACAGCGACCATGCCCGGCAGGCGATCGCCGCCATCGAGGCCGGCAAAGCGGTCCTGGTGGAGAAGTCCTTCGCCGCTACGCTCGACGGCGCCCGGAGCATCACCGAGGCAGCTCACGCTCACCAGGTGTTCGTGATGGAAGCGATGTGGACCCGCTTCCAGCCGGCGGTCCAGCGGGCCAAGGCATTGATTGCCGACGGCGCGATCGGGCAGGTCCGTGCCGTTGCGGCTGATCTGGGGGTGCGTCGCGAGTTCGACGCCGAGGACCGGATGTTCGCCCGCGAGCTGGGCGGGGGCGCGCTGCTGGACCTCGGGGTGTATGTGGTCTCGTTCGCCCAGCACATCCTCGGCGCGCCGGACCGGGTGCATGCCACCGGATCCCTGCTGCCGGAGACCGGGGTGGATGCCGAGGCCGGGATCCTGCTCGGCTACGCCGATGGCCGCAGCGCCACTCTGCAGATCTCGTTCCGGCTTCCGCTTCCGGGCAACGCGCGGATCTATGGCACCGAGGGCTGGATCGACATCCCGCCCCGGTTCCACCACCCGGACCGGGTGGTGCTGCACCGCTCCGGTCAGGAACCGGTGACCGAGGAGCTGCCGCCACCGGGTGCCGGGTACGCGCTGGAGTTCATCGAGGTGGGGGAGTGCCTGCAGGCGGGGCGGCAGGAGAGCGCCACGATGCCGCTTGCGGACACTCTGGTGGTGCAGGCGGTGCTGCAGCAGGCCGCCGACCAGCTGGGCGTCGCCCTCGAGGACCGCTGA